The proteins below are encoded in one region of Candidatus Planktophila lacus:
- the araA gene encoding L-arabinose isomerase gives MKSLSEKSLEVWFLTGSQPLYGEDILAQVAEQSKQVVATLNAASDLPIKATWKPVLTTPEAIKALCLEASANPNCIGVITWMHTFSPAKMWIGGLNALQVPILHLNTQANSELPWETIDMDFMNLNQAAHGDREHGHVQARLHMARKVVAGHVSDKTVTTRIAHWMRAAIGWHTAQNLKLARFGDNMRYVAVTDGDKTSAQIALGMSIEAYGVNALVDAVAAVEESAIDSLVAEYEKIFEVSAELKKGGARHDSLRYQASLEIALERFLEAGNFTAFTTNFEDLGALKQLPGLAVQRMMSKGYGFGGEGDWKTSALLRIIKSMTEGLKGGTSFMEDYTYHFGPGEPKVLGAHMLEVCPTITDQKPKCEIHPLGIGGKDDPVRLVFNATPAQGRVVGLMDLGDRFRIVSNDIEVVKPDKELKKLPVACAVWKPAPSLATSAESWIYAGGSHHTVLSTSLDIETLNDFANIASVEHLRISAGTTSDEFHKEIKWNGAYYKLSSLT, from the coding sequence ATGAAATCACTTAGCGAAAAAAGTTTAGAAGTTTGGTTTCTCACAGGAAGCCAGCCACTTTATGGTGAAGATATTTTGGCCCAAGTCGCCGAACAATCTAAGCAAGTAGTCGCAACGCTTAATGCAGCAAGTGATCTTCCGATTAAAGCTACCTGGAAGCCAGTTCTTACAACGCCTGAAGCAATTAAGGCGCTCTGTTTAGAAGCATCTGCCAATCCAAATTGCATTGGCGTTATTACCTGGATGCATACATTTTCACCGGCAAAGATGTGGATCGGCGGCCTAAATGCGCTGCAAGTTCCGATCTTGCATTTAAATACCCAAGCAAATTCTGAACTTCCATGGGAAACCATCGATATGGATTTCATGAATCTAAACCAGGCAGCGCACGGAGACCGCGAACATGGACATGTTCAAGCTCGACTTCATATGGCGCGCAAAGTTGTCGCTGGCCACGTTTCAGATAAGACCGTCACTACTCGCATCGCACATTGGATGCGCGCCGCAATTGGTTGGCACACCGCGCAGAACTTAAAGCTGGCTCGCTTTGGCGACAATATGCGTTATGTCGCAGTTACCGATGGCGATAAGACAAGTGCGCAGATTGCACTTGGCATGTCTATTGAGGCATACGGTGTAAACGCACTTGTCGACGCCGTTGCTGCAGTTGAAGAGAGCGCAATTGATTCGCTAGTTGCCGAGTATGAAAAGATCTTTGAAGTTTCTGCCGAACTTAAAAAAGGTGGAGCCCGCCACGATTCACTGCGCTATCAGGCATCTCTTGAAATTGCGCTCGAGCGATTCTTAGAAGCCGGAAACTTCACCGCATTTACAACTAACTTTGAAGATCTAGGAGCCCTCAAGCAACTCCCAGGTTTAGCAGTGCAACGCATGATGTCGAAGGGTTATGGCTTTGGTGGGGAAGGAGACTGGAAAACATCAGCACTACTTCGCATTATTAAGAGCATGACCGAAGGCCTGAAAGGTGGAACTTCATTTATGGAGGATTACACCTATCACTTCGGACCTGGCGAACCAAAAGTTTTGGGCGCACATATGCTCGAAGTCTGTCCCACAATTACAGATCAAAAACCAAAGTGCGAAATTCATCCACTTGGTATCGGTGGAAAAGATGACCCAGTTCGTTTAGTTTTCAACGCAACACCTGCACAAGGTCGCGTAGTTGGTTTAATGGATCTCGGTGATCGTTTTCGCATCGTTTCAAATGACATCGAAGTTGTTAAGCCAGATAAAGAGTTAAAGAAGTTACCTGTTGCATGTGCGGTCTGGAAGCCGGCCCCATCTCTTGCCACTTCGGCCGAATCTTGGATCTACGCCGGCGGCTCCCACCACACCGTCCTGAGTACATCTTTGGATATCGAGACCCTAAATGATTTCGCCAATATCGCCTCCGTAGAGCACTTGCGCATCAGCGCCGGGACCACCAGCGATGAGTTCCACAAGGAAATCAAGTGGAATGGCGCTTATTACAAGCTCTCTTCTCTTACCTAG
- a CDS encoding Type 1 glutamine amidotransferase-like domain-containing protein → MPDHQPGALALVGSGEYLREAQLLEAELLRFGISRGKSNTYVQIPTAAGKEGDDRLDFWRQRGAEQGARIGCEVKYLPVLTREDAFNEQWIAEIKSAGLIYFSGGDPVHLAEIFVDTPMWQVIVQSWRDGASLAGCSAGAMAFGGKIIGIRRSHISTGLNLLPDIEVIPHYDKFLGWLPDRVTAAIVRKDADTALLGIDENTALVLTDKWRKYGAGNVHILRGEFEMSEELFPYN, encoded by the coding sequence ATGCCTGACCACCAACCGGGTGCTTTAGCGCTAGTTGGTTCTGGAGAATATTTACGCGAAGCGCAGTTGCTCGAAGCAGAGCTACTGCGCTTCGGTATTTCTCGCGGTAAATCAAATACTTATGTACAGATTCCTACCGCCGCCGGGAAAGAAGGCGATGACCGTTTAGATTTTTGGCGCCAACGCGGTGCCGAACAAGGCGCACGAATAGGTTGCGAAGTGAAATATCTGCCAGTGCTTACTCGTGAAGATGCTTTCAATGAACAGTGGATTGCCGAGATCAAGAGCGCTGGTTTGATTTACTTTTCTGGGGGAGACCCAGTTCATTTGGCAGAAATATTTGTCGATACTCCAATGTGGCAAGTGATTGTGCAGAGCTGGCGCGATGGCGCTTCGCTTGCTGGGTGTTCCGCTGGCGCAATGGCCTTTGGCGGAAAAATTATTGGCATCCGCAGATCGCATATCAGCACCGGCTTAAATCTCTTGCCGGATATAGAAGTTATTCCACACTATGACAAGTTCTTGGGTTGGTTACCAGATCGCGTAACCGCGGCGATTGTTCGAAAAGATGCCGACACCGCCCTGTTGGGCATCGATGAAAATACTGCGTTGGTACTTACCGATAAGTGGCGCAAGTACGGCGCCGGCAATGTTCACATATTGCGTGGAGAGTTTGAAATGAGCGAGGAACTATTTCCCTATAACTAG
- a CDS encoding NADP-dependent isocitrate dehydrogenase, with the protein MSKIKVTGTVVELDGDEMTRIMWQFIKDSLILPYLDVNLEYYDLGMEHRDATDDQVTVDSARAIQKHGVGIKCATITPDEARVEEFGLKKMWKSPNGTIRNILGGVIFREPIIISNVPRLVPHWTKPIVIGRHAFGDQYRATDFKVPGPGKLTISFVPEDGSAPINTEVFNFESSGVAMAMYNVDDSIRDFARASLNYGLLRKFPVYLSTKNTILKAYDGRFKDIFEEIFQAEFKPQFDAAGIWYEHRLIDDMVAMSLRMEGGYVWACKNYDGDVQSDTVAQGYGSLGLMTSVLMTPDGKICESEAAHGTVTRHYRDHQAGKATSTNPIASIFAWTQGLAHRAKLDNNAELAKFCATLERVCIETVEQGKMTKDLSLLISKDAPYQTTQEFLNSIDENLKVAMA; encoded by the coding sequence ATGAGCAAAATCAAAGTAACCGGAACTGTCGTCGAACTAGATGGCGATGAGATGACCCGCATCATGTGGCAGTTCATCAAAGATTCCTTAATCCTTCCTTACCTTGATGTAAATCTTGAGTACTACGACCTAGGTATGGAACACCGCGATGCCACTGATGATCAAGTAACTGTTGACTCTGCCCGCGCTATCCAAAAGCATGGCGTTGGTATCAAGTGCGCAACTATTACCCCTGATGAAGCCCGCGTTGAAGAGTTCGGCCTTAAGAAGATGTGGAAGTCACCTAACGGAACAATCCGCAATATCTTGGGTGGAGTGATCTTCCGCGAGCCAATCATCATTTCAAACGTGCCACGATTGGTTCCTCACTGGACTAAGCCAATCGTTATCGGCCGTCACGCATTTGGCGATCAATACCGCGCAACTGATTTCAAAGTTCCAGGTCCAGGAAAGCTAACGATCTCATTCGTTCCTGAAGATGGCTCTGCGCCAATTAACACTGAAGTCTTTAACTTCGAATCTTCAGGCGTGGCAATGGCGATGTACAACGTAGATGATTCAATCCGCGACTTTGCCCGCGCTTCACTTAACTACGGACTACTTCGTAAGTTCCCGGTTTACCTTTCAACCAAGAACACAATTCTTAAGGCATACGACGGTCGCTTTAAAGATATCTTTGAAGAGATCTTCCAAGCTGAGTTCAAGCCACAATTTGATGCTGCTGGCATTTGGTACGAGCACCGCCTAATCGATGACATGGTCGCAATGTCACTTCGCATGGAAGGTGGATATGTCTGGGCCTGTAAGAACTACGACGGCGATGTGCAATCAGATACCGTCGCACAAGGTTACGGCTCACTAGGATTGATGACCTCAGTACTTATGACTCCAGATGGAAAGATCTGCGAATCAGAGGCAGCGCACGGAACAGTTACTCGCCACTACCGCGATCACCAAGCAGGTAAGGCGACATCAACAAACCCAATCGCATCAATCTTTGCGTGGACACAGGGTCTTGCCCACCGCGCCAAACTCGATAACAACGCGGAACTCGCGAAGTTCTGTGCAACTCTCGAGCGCGTATGTATCGAAACAGTTGAGCAAGGAAAGATGACTAAGGATCTATCTCTTCTCATCTCAAAGGATGCGCCATACCAAACAACTCAAGAGTTCCTCAATTCAATTGATGAGAACTTGAAAGTTGCAATGGCTTAA
- the mdh gene encoding malate dehydrogenase, whose translation MSAKAISGKVTVVGAGFYGSTTALRLAEYNIFETVVLTDILEGKPEGLALDMNQSRSIEGFETKIIGATTTADGAGYEATANSDVVVITAGLPRKPGMSRMDLIGVNAGIVRGVAENIAKHSPNAVIIVVSNPLDEMTALTQLATNFPKNRVMGQAGMLDTARFTNFVAEKLGVAVGSVKTLTLGSHGDTMVPVPSRCTVDGKQLSELLSQAEIDELVDRTRNGGAEVVALLKTGSAYYAPSAAAARMAKAVIEDSGAVMPVCAWVDGEYGISGVYLGVEAEIGRSGVKKVVETKLTDSELAGLKEAAEAVRAKQADVQTL comes from the coding sequence ATGTCTGCCAAAGCAATTTCCGGAAAAGTCACCGTTGTCGGAGCTGGTTTCTACGGCTCAACAACTGCCCTTCGTCTAGCTGAATACAACATCTTCGAAACCGTTGTGCTCACAGATATCCTCGAAGGAAAGCCTGAAGGCTTGGCGCTTGATATGAACCAATCACGTTCTATCGAAGGATTTGAAACCAAGATCATCGGTGCGACTACAACTGCTGATGGCGCAGGATATGAAGCAACTGCAAACTCTGATGTTGTTGTCATTACAGCAGGCTTGCCACGTAAACCAGGTATGAGCCGTATGGATCTGATCGGTGTAAATGCCGGAATCGTTCGCGGCGTTGCTGAAAATATTGCAAAGCACTCACCTAATGCAGTGATCATTGTGGTCTCAAATCCACTCGATGAAATGACAGCGCTTACTCAGCTTGCAACTAACTTTCCAAAGAATCGCGTGATGGGCCAGGCAGGAATGCTTGATACAGCACGCTTTACAAACTTTGTTGCTGAAAAACTTGGCGTTGCCGTTGGTTCAGTCAAGACGCTAACTCTTGGATCACATGGTGACACGATGGTGCCAGTCCCAAGCCGTTGCACTGTAGATGGAAAGCAACTTTCCGAACTTCTTTCACAGGCAGAAATTGATGAACTCGTTGATCGCACTCGTAACGGTGGCGCAGAAGTTGTTGCACTACTTAAGACCGGTTCTGCTTACTACGCACCATCTGCTGCAGCAGCGCGTATGGCTAAAGCGGTAATCGAAGATTCAGGTGCGGTAATGCCAGTATGCGCTTGGGTAGATGGCGAATACGGAATCTCTGGTGTTTACCTCGGAGTCGAAGCCGAGATCGGTCGCTCTGGTGTAAAGAAAGTTGTAGAAACAAAACTCACCGATTCAGAACTTGCTGGGCTAAAGGAAGCTGCGGAAGCAGTCCGTGCCAAGCAGGCAGATGTACAGACTCTCTAG
- a CDS encoding bifunctional methylenetetrahydrofolate dehydrogenase/methenyltetrahydrofolate cyclohydrolase → MTATILDGKALAATIKGQLAARVTSLKANGIAPGLGTVLVGDDPGSISYVAGKHRDCQEVGINSIRVDLKADASQADVLAAIKDLNNAKECTGYIVQLPLPKGINTQLVLESIDPVKDADGLHPINLGRLVSGFDAPLPCTPRGIVELINHYKIPLAGAEVVVIGRGLTVGRPLGLLLTRKQENATVTLTHTGTKDLLSHTKRADIVIAAIGSAHFLKASDIKQGAVVIDVGISRTSAGLLGDVDPGVMNIASFVAPMPGGIGPMTRAMLLQNVVEACER, encoded by the coding sequence ATGACAGCAACAATCCTTGATGGCAAAGCACTTGCCGCCACCATCAAAGGGCAACTTGCTGCACGCGTAACCTCGCTAAAGGCTAATGGGATTGCGCCAGGTCTCGGAACAGTTCTCGTTGGCGATGACCCAGGTTCTATTTCTTATGTTGCGGGAAAACATCGCGACTGCCAAGAAGTCGGAATCAATTCAATTCGCGTTGATCTAAAGGCAGATGCATCGCAAGCCGATGTGCTTGCAGCAATCAAGGATTTAAACAACGCTAAAGAGTGCACTGGATATATCGTGCAACTGCCGCTTCCCAAAGGGATAAATACTCAATTAGTTCTGGAATCAATTGATCCGGTAAAAGATGCTGATGGTCTACATCCAATTAACTTAGGTCGACTTGTCTCTGGTTTTGATGCACCACTTCCATGCACTCCGCGAGGCATCGTCGAATTAATCAACCATTACAAAATTCCGCTAGCAGGTGCAGAAGTTGTGGTTATTGGTCGCGGCCTAACAGTGGGACGTCCACTTGGGTTGCTGCTAACTCGCAAGCAAGAAAATGCCACAGTAACTCTGACCCACACCGGCACTAAAGATTTGCTTTCACACACTAAGCGTGCCGACATTGTTATCGCTGCAATTGGTAGCGCACATTTCTTAAAGGCGAGCGATATTAAACAGGGCGCAGTTGTTATTGATGTTGGAATCTCTAGAACTTCTGCTGGTTTACTCGGAGATGTTGACCCAGGTGTTATGAACATTGCCTCTTTTGTTGCGCCTATGCCTGGTGGAATCGGACCGATGACTCGGGCGATGTTGCTTCAGAATGTTGTTGAAGCATGCGAGAGATAA
- the purH gene encoding bifunctional phosphoribosylaminoimidazolecarboxamide formyltransferase/IMP cyclohydrolase — protein MTDRKAIRRALVSVYDKDRLLELGKVLTEAKIEILSTGSTAKTLAQAGYAVTEVSSYTGFPEIMGGRVKTLHPKIHSGILADQDNPEHLAAIAELDIEPFDLVVINLYPFLQTIMSGAEYAECIEQIDIGGPSMLRGAAKNHGSVAVISKVSQYDDLFAALKAGGTTLEERRRFALEVFRTTAEYDLTIASWLGTQISMDIPDWFGLIWNRESSLRYGENPHQKAAIYRGGPPGIVNAVQSHGKEMSFNNYTDADAAWRAALDHQQPCVAIIKHANPCGIATGKDIASAYLAAHACDPVSAFGGVVAANRKVTVAMAEPLSQIFTEVIIAPEYEPAALEILMRKPSIRILTCANTFLSPFEIRPVSGGVLLQDTDKISAEGDSPANWKQVTGAAVSAEVLADLEFAWRSVRAVKSNAILLAHNGAAIGIGMGQVNRVDSAKLAVARAGDRVAGTVAASDAFFPFADGLQILIDAGVTAVVQPGGSVRDEEVIAAANAAGIAMFFTGTRHFSHA, from the coding sequence ATGACTGACCGCAAAGCTATCCGTCGCGCACTTGTAAGCGTTTACGATAAAGATCGTCTTTTAGAACTCGGCAAGGTTTTAACCGAAGCCAAGATTGAAATACTTTCAACTGGATCTACTGCAAAGACGTTAGCCCAAGCAGGTTACGCAGTTACCGAAGTCAGTTCTTACACCGGTTTTCCCGAGATTATGGGTGGTCGCGTAAAGACCCTGCACCCAAAGATTCACTCAGGCATATTGGCCGATCAAGATAATCCCGAACATTTAGCGGCGATAGCAGAATTAGATATCGAGCCTTTTGATTTAGTTGTTATCAATCTCTATCCGTTCTTGCAGACGATCATGTCTGGCGCCGAATATGCCGAATGCATCGAACAAATTGATATCGGCGGTCCATCAATGTTGCGTGGTGCTGCTAAGAACCACGGTTCCGTCGCAGTTATCTCTAAGGTCTCGCAATATGACGACTTATTTGCAGCGTTAAAAGCAGGCGGAACCACTTTAGAAGAACGACGCCGCTTTGCTCTAGAAGTTTTCCGCACCACAGCTGAATACGATTTAACAATCGCTAGTTGGCTCGGCACACAGATCAGTATGGATATTCCAGATTGGTTTGGCTTGATCTGGAACCGTGAGAGTTCGCTTCGTTACGGTGAGAACCCGCATCAGAAGGCGGCGATCTATCGCGGTGGTCCTCCGGGAATTGTTAACGCCGTGCAGAGCCATGGCAAAGAGATGTCATTTAATAACTACACCGATGCTGATGCCGCTTGGCGCGCAGCGTTAGATCACCAACAGCCTTGTGTTGCAATCATTAAACATGCCAACCCATGTGGAATAGCAACTGGTAAAGATATCGCTAGCGCTTATTTAGCAGCGCATGCATGTGATCCCGTTTCAGCATTTGGGGGAGTCGTAGCGGCAAATCGCAAAGTAACCGTTGCTATGGCCGAACCGCTGTCTCAGATTTTTACTGAAGTAATAATCGCTCCAGAGTACGAACCAGCAGCGTTGGAAATTCTGATGCGTAAACCTTCCATCAGAATTCTCACCTGCGCTAATACCTTTCTATCGCCCTTTGAAATTCGCCCCGTATCAGGTGGAGTACTTCTTCAAGATACCGACAAGATCAGCGCCGAAGGTGATTCTCCAGCTAACTGGAAGCAAGTGACAGGTGCTGCAGTTTCCGCTGAAGTGTTAGCTGATCTCGAATTTGCTTGGCGCTCGGTGCGCGCAGTTAAGAGCAATGCGATCTTGTTGGCACACAATGGGGCAGCAATCGGAATCGGAATGGGCCAAGTAAATCGCGTGGACTCTGCAAAACTTGCAGTTGCGCGCGCTGGCGATCGCGTTGCCGGAACAGTTGCGGCAAGTGATGCCTTCTTCCCGTTTGCAGATGGTTTACAGATTCTGATCGATGCCGGTGTAACAGCGGTTGTGCAGCCAGGTGGCAGCGTTCGCGATGAAGAAGTAATTGCAGCAGCAAACGCCGCAGGAATTGCAATGTTTTTTACTGGCACACGCCACTTCTCGCACGCCTAA
- the purN gene encoding phosphoribosylglycinamide formyltransferase, which translates to MTNPRIVILASGSGSIAQAIIDAQHSGDLKAEIACVISDQASAKVLDRAKSAGIPSKVIAVSANRLDWDLQIISALTDLQPDLVVSAGFMRILSADCVSKFKIVNSHPALLPLFPGAHAVRDALAAGARKTGTTIHWVDAGVDTGAIIAQEEVEITPSDTEESLHERIKIVERRLYVATLQQLLNESVRSHD; encoded by the coding sequence ATGACTAATCCGCGAATCGTCATACTGGCTTCAGGTAGCGGAAGTATCGCCCAAGCAATTATCGATGCGCAGCACAGCGGTGACTTAAAAGCAGAGATCGCCTGCGTGATCTCTGATCAAGCAAGTGCCAAGGTATTAGATCGCGCAAAGTCAGCAGGCATCCCGAGCAAAGTAATTGCGGTGTCAGCAAATCGTTTGGATTGGGATCTACAAATTATTTCAGCGCTAACTGATTTACAACCTGACCTCGTTGTTAGTGCGGGCTTTATGCGGATCCTTTCGGCCGATTGTGTATCTAAATTTAAGATCGTAAATAGCCATCCAGCTTTGTTGCCGCTCTTTCCAGGCGCCCACGCGGTTCGAGATGCGCTGGCCGCTGGCGCTAGAAAAACTGGGACCACCATCCACTGGGTTGATGCGGGAGTAGATACCGGAGCGATAATCGCTCAAGAAGAAGTTGAAATCACGCCTAGCGATACTGAAGAGTCGTTGCATGAACGCATTAAGATTGTCGAAAGACGTCTCTATGTCGCGACGTTGCAACAACTACTGAACGAATCAGTGAGGTCTCATGACTGA
- a CDS encoding DUF6350 family protein, whose product MLQRVLAVSFAQVLRSVFVILLPLAFISLIAWATAGSATGNTSDPMRAALWLWLGAHHIPFNLSGTTIGYLSFLPIGAMLIPFFALRVGFTKALSKLHGDFHNINSVRSIFAGQYALVATLLSLFSRSTNVSPQWYLTPIFTFGIAYLAALTAGSRVRISQAASLASRVLSILLGFSFIILAILIFTNTATFKNISIVLQPGILGSFLLFALNAFYLPNAALSILGYFTGTGFAVGAGTLVSPFTHRLGELPALPLLSVLPTTSSRWALIAVALVVVVGAALAIWAQSSSTTTLIQSFVHLLIATALLSYLASGSLMTPAMSAVGLSIWKFTLSIAVEIALGIALVVLLPQIRIRAKR is encoded by the coding sequence ATGTTGCAACGTGTCCTAGCGGTCTCGTTTGCACAGGTTTTGCGTAGCGTCTTTGTAATCCTTCTTCCGCTTGCCTTTATATCTCTAATCGCCTGGGCGACAGCTGGAAGCGCAACTGGAAATACTTCAGACCCAATGCGGGCAGCGCTCTGGCTCTGGCTAGGTGCGCACCACATTCCATTTAACTTAAGCGGAACAACGATTGGGTATCTATCTTTCCTTCCGATTGGTGCGATGTTGATCCCATTCTTTGCCCTTCGAGTTGGATTCACTAAAGCCCTTAGTAAATTACACGGCGACTTTCATAACATTAATAGCGTTCGTTCAATCTTTGCCGGTCAATATGCATTGGTCGCAACACTTCTTTCGCTCTTTAGCCGTTCAACCAACGTGTCACCACAGTGGTATCTAACGCCCATATTTACCTTTGGGATCGCCTACCTAGCGGCATTAACTGCCGGATCACGAGTTCGAATTTCGCAGGCAGCATCTTTAGCAAGCCGCGTTCTATCAATCTTGCTTGGCTTCTCATTTATCATTCTTGCAATTTTGATCTTTACAAATACTGCGACCTTTAAAAATATCTCAATCGTCTTACAACCGGGGATTCTCGGCTCGTTCTTACTATTTGCGCTAAATGCTTTCTATCTTCCCAATGCGGCGCTATCGATACTCGGATACTTCACCGGAACTGGCTTTGCAGTTGGCGCCGGAACTTTAGTCTCACCATTCACGCATCGCTTAGGTGAACTACCCGCACTTCCTCTTCTATCAGTGCTTCCTACAACTTCTTCACGGTGGGCGCTAATTGCGGTCGCACTAGTTGTAGTCGTAGGCGCTGCTCTTGCGATCTGGGCACAGAGCTCTAGTACCACAACACTTATTCAAAGTTTCGTACATCTCTTGATCGCAACCGCTCTTTTAAGTTATCTAGCCAGCGGTTCTTTAATGACGCCGGCAATGAGCGCGGTTGGCTTATCAATTTGGAAATTCACCCTTTCAATCGCAGTTGAGATTGCTTTAGGAATCGCGCTGGTAGTTCTACTGCCGCAGATAAGAATTCGCGCTAAACGATGA
- the sucD gene encoding succinate--CoA ligase subunit alpha — translation MSIFINSASKVIVQGMTGSEGTKHTRRMLASGTKVVGGVTPGKGGQSVDIDGHQLPVFNTVAEAMAATGANVSVVFVPPKFAKAAVIDAIDAKMPLVVVITEGIPVHDSAYFYAYSLQKGTTQIIGPNCPGLISPEQSNVGIIPADITKRGPIGLVSKSGTLTYQMMYELRDIGFSTAVGIGGDPVIGTTHIDCLKAFQDDPDTTAIVMIGEIGGDAEERAAAFIAEYVTKPVVGYVAGFTAPEGKTMGHAGAIVSGSSGTAQAKKDALEAAGVKVGQTPSETARLMRAILGR, via the coding sequence ATGTCTATCTTTATTAATTCTGCAAGCAAGGTAATTGTTCAGGGTATGACTGGTTCTGAAGGAACCAAGCACACTCGTCGCATGTTGGCATCAGGCACCAAAGTTGTTGGTGGAGTTACGCCAGGTAAAGGCGGACAAAGCGTCGATATCGATGGCCATCAACTTCCAGTCTTTAACACCGTTGCTGAGGCAATGGCTGCAACTGGGGCAAATGTTTCAGTTGTATTCGTTCCGCCAAAGTTTGCAAAGGCTGCGGTTATCGATGCTATTGATGCCAAGATGCCGCTAGTTGTTGTGATCACTGAAGGTATTCCAGTTCATGACTCTGCATACTTCTACGCATACTCATTGCAAAAGGGCACAACGCAGATCATCGGGCCAAACTGCCCAGGTCTGATCAGCCCAGAACAGTCAAATGTCGGAATCATCCCTGCAGATATCACCAAGCGCGGACCAATCGGATTAGTTTCTAAGTCCGGAACTCTTACCTACCAAATGATGTACGAACTCCGCGACATCGGCTTCTCTACAGCAGTTGGTATCGGTGGAGATCCCGTAATCGGTACAACACATATTGATTGCCTAAAGGCTTTTCAAGATGATCCTGATACAACTGCAATTGTTATGATCGGTGAAATCGGCGGAGATGCTGAAGAGCGCGCTGCTGCATTTATCGCTGAATATGTAACCAAGCCAGTTGTAGGTTACGTCGCTGGATTTACTGCGCCAGAAGGAAAGACGATGGGCCATGCAGGCGCAATCGTTTCTGGGTCATCTGGAACTGCGCAAGCAAAGAAAGATGCTCTTGAGGCAGCTGGCGTTAAGGTCGGACAAACTCCAAGTGAAACTGCGCGCTTAATGCGCGCCATACTCGGTCGCTAG
- the sucC gene encoding ADP-forming succinate--CoA ligase subunit beta yields the protein MDLFEYQARDLFEKHGVPVLAGAVATTADEAFAAASAMGGKVVVKAQVKVGGRGKAGGVKLAVDANDAKEKAGAILGMDIKGHTVHKVMIAQAAPIVDEYYMSILLDRSNRTFLVMASVAGGMDIEEVAHTAPEKLAKVPVTAVDGISLAKAKEIVAQAKFPADIADQVADVLVKLWETFQSEDATLVEINPLVKTEDGRIIALDGKVTLDDNAEFRQPTHEALVDHDAANALEAAAKEKGLNYVKLDNGQVGIIGNGAGLVMSTLDVVAYAGEKFGGMRPANFLDIGGGASAQVMADGLSIILGDPDVKSVFVNVFGGITACDAVASGIVQALELLGAKATKPIVVRLDGNNVLEGRAILKAANHPLIEQAETMDGAASRAAELAAK from the coding sequence GTGGATCTCTTTGAATATCAAGCACGTGACCTCTTTGAAAAGCACGGCGTACCTGTTTTAGCAGGCGCTGTTGCGACTACCGCTGATGAAGCATTCGCTGCAGCATCTGCAATGGGTGGAAAGGTAGTTGTTAAAGCCCAAGTAAAAGTTGGCGGTCGCGGAAAAGCAGGCGGTGTAAAACTTGCCGTTGATGCAAACGATGCGAAAGAGAAAGCCGGCGCCATTCTCGGAATGGATATTAAAGGCCACACAGTTCACAAAGTTATGATCGCGCAAGCTGCGCCAATTGTGGACGAGTACTACATGTCGATTTTGCTAGATCGCTCAAACCGTACATTCCTTGTAATGGCATCAGTTGCCGGCGGTATGGATATCGAAGAAGTTGCACACACTGCACCTGAAAAACTTGCCAAGGTTCCAGTAACTGCTGTTGATGGAATCTCACTTGCGAAAGCGAAAGAGATCGTTGCGCAGGCTAAGTTCCCAGCAGATATCGCAGATCAAGTTGCAGATGTTCTTGTAAAACTATGGGAAACCTTCCAATCTGAAGATGCCACTCTCGTTGAAATCAACCCACTTGTTAAGACCGAAGATGGTCGCATCATCGCACTCGATGGCAAAGTGACTCTCGATGACAACGCGGAATTTCGTCAACCAACACATGAGGCGCTTGTAGATCACGATGCAGCAAACGCGCTTGAAGCGGCGGCTAAAGAAAAAGGTTTGAATTACGTAAAACTAGATAACGGTCAGGTTGGAATCATCGGCAACGGTGCTGGCCTGGTTATGTCAACGCTCGATGTTGTGGCATATGCTGGCGAAAAATTCGGCGGCATGCGTCCTGCAAACTTCCTCGACATCGGTGGCGGAGCATCTGCCCAAGTAATGGCCGATGGACTCTCAATCATCTTGGGCGATCCTGATGTAAAGAGCGTATTTGTAAATGTATTCGGCGGAATCACCGCTTGTGATGCTGTTGCAAGCGGCATTGTGCAAGCACTTGAGCTACTTGGCGCAAAGGCCACTAAGCCAATCGTTGTTCGCCTTGATGGCAACAACGTCCTTGAAGGCCGCGCAATCTTGAAGGCAGCCAACCACCCGCTTATTGAGCAGGCTGAAACTATGGATGGAGCAGCATCACGCGCTGCAGAATTGGCGGCAAAGTAA